One region of Brassica napus cultivar Da-Ae chromosome A10, Da-Ae, whole genome shotgun sequence genomic DNA includes:
- the LOC106419187 gene encoding uncharacterized protein C6C3.02c-like isoform X1, whose translation MPRRSSGGSYRPRPAPARAHSPPPPQTVKQAPPPATAQPQRSGIVSTIADGMTWGAGNAIGHRVVDAIVGPRTIKHETVVSEAAPASAAASPVANSMGSASCDTQSKAFQECVNNYGSDISKCQFYMDMLTECKKNSGSMMAA comes from the exons ATGCCTCGACGCAGCTCCGGTG GAAGTTATCGCCCTCGCCCTGCACCAGCACGTGCACACAGCCCGCCTCCTCCTCAAACTG TGAAACAAGCTCCTCCTCCAGCAACAGCTCAGCCTCAGCGTAGTGGTATTGTGTCTACCATTGCTGATG GTATGACTTGGGGTGCTGGGAATGCAATTGGACATAGGGTTGTGGATGCTATCGTGGGACCAAGAACCATTAAGCATGAAACCGTTGTTTCTGAGGCTGCCCCTGCTTCTGCTGCTGCTTCCCCTGTTGCCAACAGCATGGGCTCTGCTTCTTGTGACACTCAGTCCAAGGCTTTCCAGGAA TGTGTCAACAACTATGGAAGCGACATCAGCAAGTGCCAGTTCTACATGGACATGCTCACGGAATGCAAGAAGAACTCTGGTTCCATGATGGCTGCTTAA
- the LOC106440386 gene encoding flocculation protein FLO11-like, with translation MINLRIPILVSFMFFLVFISSSLLFATPIFAARIGHSLVQEEATKIPQYNRLEESEEPEIPEEPEEPEIPEDPEEPEEPPKESEEESFEFPSWIPSFPFPGTNGGLPKTEKTKPTSVISEETSSGSNKKP, from the coding sequence ATGATTAATCTTCGCATTCCTATTCTTGTCTCTTTTATGTTTTTCCTTGTTTTTATTTCGTCGTCCCTTTTGTTTGCTACACCTATTTTTGCTGCTAGAATAGGTCACTCTCTGGTACAAGAAGAGGCCACAAAGATTCCACAATATAATAGGCTTGAGGAGTCGGAGGAACCGGAGATTCCAGAAGAGCCGGAGGAGCCGGAGATTCCAGAAGATCCTGAGGAACCAGAGGAGCCACCAAAGGAGTCAGAAGAAGAGAGTTTTGAATTCCCCTCGTGGATCCCAAGCTTCCCTTTTCCCGGTACGAACGGCGGTTTACCAAAGACTGAAAAGACAAAACCTACAAGTgttatttccgaggaaacttcTAGTGGTTCGAACAAGAAGCCATAG
- the LOC106419406 gene encoding mediator of RNA polymerase II transcription subunit 15: MEKFSYNSYPDSAESSPRSRDVDFDNPPPWEDQTQQQQQQTHSYKVKFMCSYGGKIQPRPHDNQLTYVNGDTKILSVDRGIRFPALASKLSAVVGGDGGGGEISFKYQLPGEDLDALISVTNEDDLEHMMHEYDRLLRMSSKPARMRLFLFPLSSPVSTGGGGFGSEGSTKSDRETLNNTITNRPESEKSVMAPASNADFLFGSEKVVVAPPAPASPPQQIIQDPQMFVNQQVITPEQHPVDIQRQIHEFQRIQIRDHEQQQQMQQQQLQQEAMYRRKSEDGRYFTPTYAQNPPPPPTTVSQTNQQPPVGYWQGNNNVPGNNIYTTTSQNLPEQQVYMIPAQSQAPGTLYHSVMRPPTQGNQGYFPPVQQRVQQHHPDPYMEQQNNQQGYNVVQPPQPTYSGGPQVMSSGPMGLHETQPYSQMGNPVYYTVAGDGMMVPPQPHQPQYQGMGQPVSGMTGPDGKVVVNTAPKVSQSSDSV, from the coding sequence ATGGAGAAATTCTCCTACAACTCGTACCCAGACTCAGCCGAATCGTCGCCTCGATCTCGCGACGTCGATTTCGACAACCCGCCTCCATGGGAGGACCAGACGCAGCAGCAACAGCAGCAGACGCATAGCTACAAGGTGAAGTTCATGTGCAGCTACGGCGGAAAGATCCAGCCGCGCCCTCACGATAACCAGCTTACATACGTAAACGGAGACACCAAGATCTTATCCGTCGATCGCGGCATCAGGTTCCCCGCTCTGGCCTCGAAGCTCTCCGCCGTCGTCGGGGGAGACGGTGGAGGCGGGGAGATCTCGTTTAAGTATCAGCTCCCGGGAGAAGATCTCGACGCGTTGATCTCGGTGACTAACGAAGACGATCTCGAGCACATGATGCACGAGTACGATCGGCTTCTCCGTATGTCCTCTAAGCCGGCGAGGATGCGTCTGTTTCTCTTCCCGTTGTCTTCTCCCGTCTCCACCGGCGGCGGGGGGTTTGGATCGGAAGGCTCGACGAAATCGGATCGGGAGACGTTGAATAATACGATCACTAACAGGCCGGAATCGGAGAAATCCGTAATGGCTCCGGCGAGTAATGCTGATTTTTTGTTCGGATCGGAGAAAGTAGTTGTAGCTCCTCCAGCTCCAGCTTCTCCGCCGCAACAGATTATTCAAGATCCACAGATGTTCGTTAATCAGCAGGTGATAACACCGGAGCAGCACCCGGTGGATATTCAAAGACAGATACATGAGTTTCAGAGGATTCAAATCAGAGATCATGAACAACAGCAACAgatgcagcagcagcagctaCAACAAGAGGCTATGTACAGAAGAAAAAGCGAAGACGGCCGATACTTCACTCCAACTTACGCTCAaaatcctcctcctcctccaacgaCGGTGTCTCAGACGAATCAACAACCTCCCGTTGGCTACTGGCAAGGAAACAACAACGTTCCAGGGAACAATATCTACACAACGACGTCGCAGAATCTACCAGAGCAGCAAGTATACATGATCCCAGCTCAGTCTCAAGCACCAGGGACGTTGTACCACAGCGTAATGAGACCACCGACGCAAGGAAACCAAGGGTATTTCCCACCTGTTCAGCAACGAGTCCAACAGCATCATCCTGATCCCTACATGGAGCAGCAGAATAACCAGCAAGGCTACAACGTGGTTCAACCACCACAGCCAACGTATTCAGGTGGTCCGCAAGTTATGAGTAGTGGTCCAATGGGTTTACATGAAACGCAGCCGTATTCGCAGATGGGGAATCCTGTGTACTATACAGTGGCTGGGGATGGTATGATGGTGCCACCGCAGCCGCATCAGCCTCAGTACCAGGGAATGGGTCAACCGGTTAGTGGCATGACCGGGCCGGACGGGAAAGTGGTGGTTAACACGGCACCTAAAGTGTCGCAGAGTTCAGATTCGGTGTGA
- the LOC106419248 gene encoding guanosine nucleotide diphosphate dissociation inhibitor At5g09550 isoform X2 produces the protein MDEEYDVIVLGTGLKECILSGLLSVDGLKVLHMDRNDYYGGESSSLNLTQLWKRFRGSDTPEENLGAIREYNVDMIPKFIMANGLLVQTLIHTDVTKYLNFKAVDGSFVYNKGKIYKVPATDVEALKSPLMGLFEKRRARKFFIYVQDYDEKDPKSHEGLDLSKVTAREIISKYGLEDDTIDFIGHALALHNDDDYLDQPAIDFVKRIKLYAESLARFQGGSPYIYPLYGLGELPQAFARLSAVYGGTYMLNKPECKVEFDGSGKAIGVTSAGETAKCKKVVCDPSYLSDKVKKVGKVARAVCIMSHPIPDTNDAHSVQIILPQKQLGRKSDMYLFCCSYAHNVAPKGKYIAFVSAEAETDNPEEELKPGIELLGPIDEIFYHSYDTYVPTNKQEEDNCFISGTYDATTHFESTVVDVLEMYTKITGKTLDLSVDLSAASATAEK, from the exons ATGGATGAAGAGTATGATGTGATTGTTCTTGGTACTGGTCTCAAGGAGTGTATTCTTAGTGGTCTCCTCTCTGTCGATGGCCTCAAG GTACTGCATATGGATAGAAACGACTACTATGGAGGAGAATCAAGCTCTCTTAACCTCACTCAGCTATGGAAGCGTTTCAGGGGAAGTGACACTCCTGAAGAAAATCTTGGAGCAATTAGAGAATACAATGTCGATATGATCCCAAAG TTTATAATGGCTAATGGACTCCTTGTTCAAACCCTAATCCACACTGATGTCACCAAGTATCTTAACTTCAAAGCCGTTGATGGCAGCTTCGTCTACAATAAGGGCAAG ATCTATAAAGTCCCAGCCACTGATGTGGAAGCCCTAAAGTCGCCATTGATGGGACTATTCGAGAAACGACGTGCGAGAAAGTTCTTCATCTATGTGCAAGACTACGATGAGAAGGATCCTAAGTCTCACGAAGGACTTGACCTTAGCAAAGTCACTGCTAGAGAGATCATCTC GAAGTACGGACTTGAAGATGATACAATCGACTTCATCGGTCATGCCTTAGCGCTTCACAATGACGATGACTACTTGGACCAACCAGCCATTGATTTTGTTAAGAGAATCAAG CTCTACGCAGAGTCCTTGGCTCGATTCCAAGGAGGATCTCCTTACATCTACCCATTGTATGGTCTAGGAGAGTTGCCTCAG GCTTTTGCACGTTTGAGCGCTGTGTATGGAGGGACTTACATGCTGAACAAGCCTGAATGCAAG GTTGAGTTTGATGGCTCCGGAAAAGCTATCGGTGTCACTTCTGCAGGAGAAACTGCTAAATGCAAGAAAGTTGTCTGTGATCCTTCTTACTTGTCTGACAAG GTTAAGAAAGTTGGGAAAGTGGCTCGAGCGGTGTGTATAATGAGCCATCCTATTCCAGACACCAACGACGCTCACTCGGTCCAAATCATTCTTCCACAGAAGCAGCTCGGACGCAAATCAGACAT GTACTTGTTCTGTTGCTCATACGCTCACAACGTAGCACCAAAGGGCAAATACATTGCTTTTGTCTCTGCAGAAGCTGAGACTGATAATCCAGAAGAAGAGCTTAAACCTGGAATTGAATTGCTTGGACCTATTGATGAGATTTTCTACCATTCTTATGACACATACGTTCCGACCAATAAGCAAGAAGAAGACAACTGCTTCATCTCTGGT ACTTATGATGCAACAACACATTTCGAGAGTACAGTGGTGGATGTACTAGAGATGTACACCAAGATCACTGGGAAg ACTCTTGATTTGTCTGTGGACTTGAGTGCTGCGAGTGCTACTGcagaaaaatga
- the LOC106419248 gene encoding guanosine nucleotide diphosphate dissociation inhibitor At5g09550 isoform X1, with the protein MDEEYDVIVLGTGLKECILSGLLSVDGLKVLHMDRNDYYGGESSSLNLTQLWKRFRGSDTPEENLGAIREYNVDMIPKFIMANGLLVQTLIHTDVTKYLNFKAVDGSFVYNKGKIYKVPATDVEALKSPLMGLFEKRRARKFFIYVQDYDEKDPKSHEGLDLSKVTAREIISKYGLEDDTIDFIGHALALHNDDDYLDQPAIDFVKRIKLYAESLARFQGGSPYIYPLYGLGELPQAFARLSAVYGGTYMLNKPECKVEFDGSGKAIGVTSAGETAKCKKVVCDPSYLSDKVKKVGKVARAVCIMSHPIPDTNDAHSVQIILPQKQLGRKSDMYLFCCSYAHNVAPKGKYIAFVSAEAETDNPEEELKPGIELLGPIDEIFYHSYDTYVPTNKQEEDNCFISGVSEYLVSIFFFVSYMSLLSFLDVTLFLFSYQTYDATTHFESTVVDVLEMYTKITGKTLDLSVDLSAASATAEK; encoded by the exons ATGGATGAAGAGTATGATGTGATTGTTCTTGGTACTGGTCTCAAGGAGTGTATTCTTAGTGGTCTCCTCTCTGTCGATGGCCTCAAG GTACTGCATATGGATAGAAACGACTACTATGGAGGAGAATCAAGCTCTCTTAACCTCACTCAGCTATGGAAGCGTTTCAGGGGAAGTGACACTCCTGAAGAAAATCTTGGAGCAATTAGAGAATACAATGTCGATATGATCCCAAAG TTTATAATGGCTAATGGACTCCTTGTTCAAACCCTAATCCACACTGATGTCACCAAGTATCTTAACTTCAAAGCCGTTGATGGCAGCTTCGTCTACAATAAGGGCAAG ATCTATAAAGTCCCAGCCACTGATGTGGAAGCCCTAAAGTCGCCATTGATGGGACTATTCGAGAAACGACGTGCGAGAAAGTTCTTCATCTATGTGCAAGACTACGATGAGAAGGATCCTAAGTCTCACGAAGGACTTGACCTTAGCAAAGTCACTGCTAGAGAGATCATCTC GAAGTACGGACTTGAAGATGATACAATCGACTTCATCGGTCATGCCTTAGCGCTTCACAATGACGATGACTACTTGGACCAACCAGCCATTGATTTTGTTAAGAGAATCAAG CTCTACGCAGAGTCCTTGGCTCGATTCCAAGGAGGATCTCCTTACATCTACCCATTGTATGGTCTAGGAGAGTTGCCTCAG GCTTTTGCACGTTTGAGCGCTGTGTATGGAGGGACTTACATGCTGAACAAGCCTGAATGCAAG GTTGAGTTTGATGGCTCCGGAAAAGCTATCGGTGTCACTTCTGCAGGAGAAACTGCTAAATGCAAGAAAGTTGTCTGTGATCCTTCTTACTTGTCTGACAAG GTTAAGAAAGTTGGGAAAGTGGCTCGAGCGGTGTGTATAATGAGCCATCCTATTCCAGACACCAACGACGCTCACTCGGTCCAAATCATTCTTCCACAGAAGCAGCTCGGACGCAAATCAGACAT GTACTTGTTCTGTTGCTCATACGCTCACAACGTAGCACCAAAGGGCAAATACATTGCTTTTGTCTCTGCAGAAGCTGAGACTGATAATCCAGAAGAAGAGCTTAAACCTGGAATTGAATTGCTTGGACCTATTGATGAGATTTTCTACCATTCTTATGACACATACGTTCCGACCAATAAGCAAGAAGAAGACAACTGCTTCATCTCTGGTGTAAGTGAATATCTagtctcaatttttttttttgtttcctacatgtctttgctttcttttcttgatgttactttgtttttattttcttatcagACTTATGATGCAACAACACATTTCGAGAGTACAGTGGTGGATGTACTAGAGATGTACACCAAGATCACTGGGAAg ACTCTTGATTTGTCTGTGGACTTGAGTGCTGCGAGTGCTACTGcagaaaaatga
- the LOC106419092 gene encoding protein PELPK1-like has translation MALMKKSLFALLLSSPLLIICLTALLANPVSVGARRLVEEIPKPEIPKLPELPHMEIPKLPELPHMEIPKLPELPHPELPKFEVPKFPELPKLDIPKLPEFPKHEGTKLMETPKPEVPKPELPKVPEIPKPELPKVPEIPKPELPKVPEITKPELPKVPEIPKPELPKVPEITKPELPKVPEVPKPELPKVPEITKPELPKVPEVPKPELPKVPEIPKPELPKVPEVPKPELPKIPEIQKPEAPKLPELPKMPEIQKPELPKMAEIPKPELPKMPEIQKPEVPKMPEIPKPELPKMPEVPKLPELPKVPGTH, from the coding sequence ATGGCACTGATGAAGAAGAGCCTCTTTGCTCTTCTCCTCTCATCACCACTTCTCATCATCTGTCTAACTGCATTGCTAGCTAATCCGGTTTCAGTGGGAGCTCGCCGGTTAGTGGAGGAGATTCCTAAACCGGAAATACCCAAATTGCCTGAACTACCTCACATGGAGATACCAAAACTGCCCGAACTACCTCACATGGAGATACCAAAATTGCCTGAACTTCCTCACCCGGAGCTACCTAAATTCGAAGTTCCTAAGTTCCCGGAGCTCCCTAAACTAGACATTCCCAAGTTACCTGAATTTCCAAAGCACGAGGGGACTAAGTTGATGGAGACTCCCAAGCCTGAGGTTCCTAAACCAGAGCTGCCAAAGGTGCCGGAGATTCCTAAACCAGAGCTACCAAAGGTACCAGAGATTCCTAAACCGGAGCTACCAAAGGTACCAGAGATTACTAAACCGGAGCTACCAAAGGTACCAGAGATTCCTAAACCGGAGCTACCAAAGGTACCAGAGATTACTAAACCGGAGCTACCAAAGGTACCAGAGGTTCCTAAACCAGAGCTACCAAAGGTACCAGAGATTACTAAACCGGAGTTACCAAAGGTACCAGAGGTTCCTAAACCAGAGCTACCAAAGGTACCAGAGATTCCTAAACCGGAGCTACCAAAAGTACCAGAGGTTCCTAAACCGGAGCTACCAAAGATTCCGGAAATTCAAAAGCCTGAAGCTCCTAAGTTGCCGGAGCTGCCAAAGATGCCGGAAATTCAAAAACCGGAATTGCCGAAGATGGCAGAGATTCCAAAGCCGGAGTTGCCGAAGATGCCGGAGATTCAGAAACCTGAGGTTCCAAAAATGCCGGAGATTCCAAAACCGGAGCTACCGAAGATGCCTGAAGTTCCCAAGTTACCGGAACTCCCAAAAGTGCCTGGAACTCACTAA
- the LOC106419495 gene encoding succinate dehydrogenase subunit 3-1, mitochondrial-like isoform X2 — protein sequence MLNLHWVRTLVRTMQVCVEPSGISRAGVNENVGTGFGTTNISNAVREEREHSKASVNAMGAHLRALGVGTPRRVLSTIAEGIKMTEEDQTSPKPQSFRPLSPHLTVYQPQKNSMLSIFNRISGIYLTGVFYGGYLLYLKMGMICLTYPAFYQVHYHVQQQLPVITSVTALAALYHTIKSIHSLLTH from the exons ATGCTCAACCTTCATTGGGTTCGTACACTGGTCAGAACTATGCAAGTTTGTGTAGAGCCTTCGGGTAT ATCGAGAGCCGGTGTGAATGAAAATGTTGGGACTGGTTTTGGAACTACCAACATAAGCAACGCCGttagagaggagagagag CATTCAAAAGCTTCTGTGAATGCAATGGGAGCTCATCTGAGAGCTCTTGGTGTGGGAACACCGAGACGCGTGTTGTCTACAATCGCGGAGGGTATCAAGATGACAGAGGAGGACCAGACTTCTCCAAAACCCCAAAGCTTTCGCCCTCTATCTCCTCACCTCACGGTTTACCAGCCTCAGAAGAACTCAATGTTGTCCATTTTCAACAGAATCTCGGGGATTTACTTGACCGGAGTCTTTTATGGCGGCTACCTTCTCTACCTGAAGATGGGTATGATCTGCCTCACTTACCCGGCTTTCTACCAAGTTCATTACCATGTCCAGCAGCAACTCCCGGTTATCACCTCGGTTACTGCATTGGCCGCGCTTTACCATACTATCAAGAGTATTCACTCCCTCTTGACCCATTGA
- the LOC106419187 gene encoding uncharacterized protein C6C3.02c-like isoform X2: MPRRSSGGDYRPRPAPARAHSPPPPQTVKQAPPPATAQPQRSGIVSTIADGMTWGAGNAIGHRVVDAIVGPRTIKHETVVSEAAPASAAASPVANSMGSASCDTQSKAFQECVNNYGSDISKCQFYMDMLTECKKNSGSMMAA, from the exons ATGCCTCGACGCAGCTCCGGTGGtga TTATCGCCCTCGCCCTGCACCAGCACGTGCACACAGCCCGCCTCCTCCTCAAACTG TGAAACAAGCTCCTCCTCCAGCAACAGCTCAGCCTCAGCGTAGTGGTATTGTGTCTACCATTGCTGATG GTATGACTTGGGGTGCTGGGAATGCAATTGGACATAGGGTTGTGGATGCTATCGTGGGACCAAGAACCATTAAGCATGAAACCGTTGTTTCTGAGGCTGCCCCTGCTTCTGCTGCTGCTTCCCCTGTTGCCAACAGCATGGGCTCTGCTTCTTGTGACACTCAGTCCAAGGCTTTCCAGGAA TGTGTCAACAACTATGGAAGCGACATCAGCAAGTGCCAGTTCTACATGGACATGCTCACGGAATGCAAGAAGAACTCTGGTTCCATGATGGCTGCTTAA
- the LOC106419495 gene encoding succinate dehydrogenase subunit 3-1, mitochondrial-like isoform X1, whose amino-acid sequence MAATALLRSIRRRDVVSAPLSVYKSLAGNAQPSLGSYTGQNYASLCRAFGSRAGVNENVGTGFGTTNISNAVREEREHSKASVNAMGAHLRALGVGTPRRVLSTIAEGIKMTEEDQTSPKPQSFRPLSPHLTVYQPQKNSMLSIFNRISGIYLTGVFYGGYLLYLKMGMICLTYPAFYQVHYHVQQQLPVITSVTALAALYHTIKSIHSLLTH is encoded by the exons ATGGCTGCCACGGCTCTTCTCCGATCGATCCGCCGACGCGACGTCGTCTCCGCGCCTCTTTCCGTCTACAAATCT CTTGCTGGTAATGCTCAACCTTCATTGGGTTCGTACACTGGTCAGAACTATGCAAGTTTGTGTAGAGCCTTCGG ATCGAGAGCCGGTGTGAATGAAAATGTTGGGACTGGTTTTGGAACTACCAACATAAGCAACGCCGttagagaggagagagag CATTCAAAAGCTTCTGTGAATGCAATGGGAGCTCATCTGAGAGCTCTTGGTGTGGGAACACCGAGACGCGTGTTGTCTACAATCGCGGAGGGTATCAAGATGACAGAGGAGGACCAGACTTCTCCAAAACCCCAAAGCTTTCGCCCTCTATCTCCTCACCTCACGGTTTACCAGCCTCAGAAGAACTCAATGTTGTCCATTTTCAACAGAATCTCGGGGATTTACTTGACCGGAGTCTTTTATGGCGGCTACCTTCTCTACCTGAAGATGGGTATGATCTGCCTCACTTACCCGGCTTTCTACCAAGTTCATTACCATGTCCAGCAGCAACTCCCGGTTATCACCTCGGTTACTGCATTGGCCGCGCTTTACCATACTATCAAGAGTATTCACTCCCTCTTGACCCATTGA
- the LOC106419101 gene encoding uncharacterized protein LOC106419101 produces MVLGGDDNGAEADRWLVTSKELLASSDFKGAKTLAIRACEEDSSRTHAADYIIAIADTLLAGESTVGDSKLPDWYAVLRLEKLTQSLERVAVQYRRLALLLNPTVNRLPFADQALKLVSDAWCVLSDPPRKSIYDHQLGQPQSRQPEQLAETSESPKAASFWTACPYCYALFEYPKGYEECALRCQQCGRAFEAVKTETPPVESNGQGVYFFCSWAMFPVGFSGDAKTSGSCWSPVSALFHCPVLSADHHQANIKASASGNYHDVDGDGDELYINISDDEEERDDAKKNKKGG; encoded by the coding sequence ATGGTATTAGGCGGCGACGATAACGGAGCGGAGGCAGATCGGTGGTTAGTCACATCGAAGGAGCTTCTAGCCTCAAGTGACTTCAAAGGAGCAAAGACATTGGCCATCCGCGCATGCGAAGAAGACTCGTCCCGAACACATGCAGCGGACTACATCATCGCCATCGCCGACACTCTCCTCGCCGGAGAATCCACCGTCGGAGATTCTAAACTACCTGACTGGTACGCGGTGCTCCGACTCGAGAAACTAACCCAAAGCCTCGAACGCGTCGCGGTTCAGTACCGTAGACTCGCTCTTCTCCTCAACCCCACTGTGAACCGTCTCCCTTTCGCCGATCAAGCGCTCAAGCTCGTCTCTGACGCTTGGTGCGTCCTCTCTGATCCTCCTAGAAAGTCTATCTACGACCACCAACTCGGTCAACCTCAAAGCCGGCAACCGGAGCAGTTAGCTGAGACCTCGGAGAGTCCTAAGGCTGCGAGCTTTTGGACGGCGTGTCCGTACTGCTACGCGCTTTTCGAGTACCCTAAGGGCTACGAGGAATGCGCGTTGAGGTGTCAGCAGTGCGGGAGAGCGTTTGAAGCGGTTAAGACGGAGACGCCGCCGGTGGAGAGTAATGGCCAGGGCGTTTACTTTTTCTGTTCGTGGGCTATGTTTCCTGTAGGGTTTTCAGGTGATGCTAAAACCTCTGGTTCTTGTTGGTCGCCAGTTTCAGCTCTCTTCCACTGCCCTGTGCTAAGCGCTGATCATCATCAGGCAAATATTAAAGCATCTGCTTCAGGAAACTATCACGAcgttgatggtgatggtgatgagttatatattaacatatctgatgatgaggaggagagagatgatgcgaagaaaaataagaaaggaGGATGA